Proteins encoded together in one Anoxybacillus flavithermus window:
- the thpR gene encoding RNA 2',3'-cyclic phosphodiesterase, giving the protein MHYFLAIPLPNEVKQQLHAFISEWKAPFRLFVHEADYHITLAFLGRATETERKQIAALMPDVIQRHRVFSLQLSEVYSFGSRILWYGVKEEPCLFSLRQDVYDVCRQIGFSLDARPFTPHITLAKKWNGSFPFSLETYPRKIEGEDIRFFVHDVVLYETHMDQTPKYKPLMRFPLS; this is encoded by the coding sequence ATGCATTACTTTTTGGCAATTCCTTTGCCGAATGAAGTAAAACAGCAGCTTCATGCCTTTATTTCCGAATGGAAAGCGCCATTTCGTTTGTTCGTTCATGAAGCAGATTATCATATTACACTTGCTTTTTTAGGGCGGGCAACGGAAACAGAACGAAAACAAATCGCAGCGCTTATGCCAGATGTGATCCAAAGACATCGAGTATTTTCATTACAATTGAGCGAAGTTTATTCGTTTGGTTCTCGTATTTTATGGTATGGCGTAAAAGAAGAGCCTTGTTTGTTTTCCCTTCGCCAAGATGTGTATGACGTTTGCCGGCAGATAGGTTTTTCTCTTGATGCTCGACCGTTCACGCCACATATTACGTTGGCGAAAAAATGGAACGGATCGTTTCCGTTCTCACTTGAAACATATCCGAGAAAGATTGAAGGAGAGGACATTCGCTTTTTCGTACACGACGTTGTGCTATACGAAACACATATGGATCAAACGCCGAAATATAAGCCGTTGATGCGTTTTCCTCTTTCATAA
- a CDS encoding CidA/LrgA family protein yields MGITVIQIGVLYMLYIFGSIIQQLLHIPIPGSMIGMLLLFLLLMTGMVKEEWISRGANMLLSHLTLLFIPATVGIIDYVELFLGKGIWSIFVVIVSTMIVMLFAGFIGQWAQTREQKRMHEVKGA; encoded by the coding sequence ATGGGGATTACGGTCATTCAAATCGGGGTATTGTATATGCTGTATATTTTTGGTTCGATTATTCAGCAACTGCTACACATCCCTATTCCAGGTAGTATGATAGGGATGTTGTTGCTATTTTTATTGTTAATGACCGGAATGGTGAAGGAAGAGTGGATTTCCCGTGGTGCTAACATGCTTTTGTCTCATTTAACACTTTTGTTTATTCCGGCAACTGTTGGCATCATTGATTATGTTGAACTTTTTTTAGGGAAAGGGATATGGTCTATTTTCGTTGTCATCGTGAGTACAATGATCGTCATGTTGTTTGCTGGTTTCATCGGTCAATGGGCACAAACACGTGAACAAAAGCGAATGCATGAGGTGAAAGGAGCATGA
- a CDS encoding MFS transporter — MYTRIFRAFYFLQFFSFGSLFPLLSVYLKDEVGLSGTEIGMIMSISPIVMIFTQPIWGMLSDYTRKPVQVLMISLLGTALFGLMYSLAHSYVSLLVIAALLAVMQSGIVPLSDSITLHYVQKANERYGSIRLWGALGFASAVPVAGQVAEWFHLRFIFYIFVALLIISSMLAWKLPREQSSAKVNIREGMKELVRIPPFLLFLLTTFLVFGPIYANNFYFGILITDLGGTLAGVGLAFLLAAGSEAPFMKFADGVVRKFGMMNVLLVATALSCARWLFYFFEPPLIIVYATTIVQGASVGLFIPAALQYVRDITPAHVRTTAVSLYATVGNGLGSWFCTFVGGYILERWTIEHVYLFFGLLTLGGMVIFAWQSKKALHKTSEI; from the coding sequence GTGTATACACGTATTTTTCGAGCATTTTATTTTTTACAGTTTTTTAGTTTTGGTTCGCTCTTTCCGTTGTTATCTGTATATTTAAAAGATGAAGTCGGTTTGTCTGGGACAGAAATTGGGATGATTATGTCCATTAGCCCGATCGTCATGATTTTTACTCAGCCTATTTGGGGGATGCTGAGTGATTATACGCGTAAGCCGGTTCAAGTATTAATGATATCTTTATTAGGAACCGCTTTATTCGGACTGATGTATTCACTCGCCCACTCTTACGTATCGTTGCTTGTTATTGCTGCTCTGCTTGCAGTTATGCAAAGTGGTATCGTGCCTCTGTCTGATAGTATTACTCTTCATTATGTACAAAAGGCAAATGAGCGATATGGATCGATTCGGCTTTGGGGGGCGCTTGGGTTTGCGTCGGCTGTTCCTGTCGCTGGACAAGTGGCTGAGTGGTTCCATCTTCGTTTTATCTTTTACATTTTCGTTGCTTTGCTCATTATTTCGAGCATGCTCGCATGGAAGTTGCCACGAGAACAGTCAAGTGCTAAGGTGAACATTCGGGAAGGAATGAAAGAGTTAGTTCGCATTCCACCGTTTCTTTTATTTTTGCTAACGACGTTTCTCGTTTTTGGTCCAATTTATGCTAACAATTTTTATTTTGGCATTTTGATTACCGATTTAGGAGGAACGCTTGCAGGCGTAGGCCTTGCATTTTTGTTAGCGGCAGGTAGTGAGGCGCCGTTTATGAAATTTGCTGACGGTGTCGTTCGGAAATTCGGGATGATGAACGTGCTATTAGTTGCAACAGCTTTATCTTGTGCTCGTTGGTTGTTTTATTTTTTTGAACCACCTTTAATAATCGTGTATGCCACGACAATTGTACAAGGGGCGTCTGTCGGTTTGTTTATCCCAGCTGCCCTTCAATATGTGCGTGACATTACCCCTGCACACGTGCGTACGACGGCTGTATCGCTTTATGCTACAGTTGGAAATGGACTTGGAAGCTGGTTTTGTACATTTGTAGGAGGGTATATTTTAGAACGTTGGACGATTGAACATGTGTATTTATTTTTTGGATTGTTGACGCTTGGAGGAATGGTTATTTTCGCCTGGCAGTCAAAAAAGGCGTTGCATAAAACATCGGAAATTTGA
- the pepV gene encoding dipeptidase PepV has product MNMNWMEEVKKRESALLKDLQTFLRIPSVRNEQTATEEAPLGKEVYEALCYMLKRGEEEGFVTKNVDGLAGHLEMGNGEEIVGILCHVDVVPAGDGWTFDPFGATIVDGKIYARGALDDKGPTIAAFYAMKIVKELGLPLSKRVRMIIGTDEESDWQCVERYFQTEPMPTLGFAPDADFPIIYAEKGIADFDLIQQPINKQTADCVLLSFQAGRRYNMVPDFAEAVLQLTNGNDMKDRFTEFLQVHTLEGEAYIDGETMKLCVRGVSVHGMEPDDGVNAGLWLAKFLADETLDPQANEFVRFVSQYFYGDTRGKQLGVAHTNEELGDLTINVGILSYTREHGGKIGINLRYPVTSDIAHTKEVIERVANGHHFMLTNFSNSSPHYVAKDHPLVQTLQRVYEEQMGERSSLLAIGGGTYARSLQAGVAFGPLFPNRPDVAHQKDEYMFIDDLLKATAIYAQAIYELAK; this is encoded by the coding sequence ATGAATATGAACTGGATGGAAGAAGTAAAAAAGCGAGAGTCAGCGCTTTTGAAAGATTTGCAAACATTTTTGCGCATTCCAAGCGTACGAAATGAACAAACAGCAACAGAAGAAGCCCCGCTAGGAAAAGAGGTGTATGAAGCGCTTTGTTACATGCTAAAGCGTGGTGAAGAAGAAGGGTTTGTCACAAAAAACGTTGACGGACTAGCTGGTCATTTGGAAATGGGCAATGGTGAAGAGATTGTAGGCATATTATGTCATGTAGATGTTGTTCCCGCTGGAGATGGTTGGACGTTTGATCCGTTTGGGGCAACGATTGTAGATGGGAAAATTTACGCACGTGGTGCATTAGATGATAAAGGGCCGACGATTGCTGCATTTTATGCGATGAAAATTGTAAAAGAGCTAGGATTACCGCTATCTAAGCGCGTACGCATGATTATTGGGACAGATGAAGAAAGCGATTGGCAATGCGTCGAACGATATTTTCAAACTGAGCCAATGCCGACGCTCGGATTTGCGCCAGATGCCGATTTCCCGATTATTTACGCTGAAAAAGGGATTGCCGATTTTGATCTCATTCAACAGCCAATAAATAAGCAAACGGCTGATTGTGTTCTTCTGTCGTTTCAAGCTGGTCGTCGATACAATATGGTTCCAGATTTTGCAGAGGCTGTTTTGCAGTTAACGAACGGAAACGATATGAAAGATCGTTTTACTGAATTTTTACAAGTACACACACTTGAAGGTGAGGCGTATATAGATGGCGAAACGATGAAGTTATGTGTTCGCGGTGTTTCTGTGCATGGGATGGAACCAGACGACGGAGTGAATGCGGGGCTATGGCTTGCAAAATTTTTAGCAGATGAAACACTCGATCCACAAGCAAACGAATTTGTTCGTTTCGTTTCTCAATACTTTTATGGCGATACGCGCGGAAAGCAATTAGGGGTTGCGCATACAAATGAGGAATTAGGAGATTTAACGATCAATGTCGGTATTCTTTCATATACGCGTGAGCATGGTGGGAAAATAGGTATCAATTTACGTTACCCTGTGACGAGCGACATTGCCCATACGAAAGAAGTGATCGAGCGAGTCGCAAACGGTCATCACTTTATGTTAACAAACTTTTCTAACTCTTCGCCCCATTATGTAGCAAAAGATCATCCGCTCGTTCAAACGTTGCAACGCGTCTATGAAGAGCAGATGGGTGAACGATCGTCACTACTTGCCATCGGCGGTGGGACATATGCGCGTTCTTTACAAGCAGGGGTAGCGTTTGGTCCGTTATTCCCAAATCGCCCAGATGTTGCGCACCAAAAAGACGAGTATATGTTTATCGATGATTTACTTAAAGCAACAGCCATTTACGCCCAAGCGATTTATGAATTAGCAAAATGA
- a CDS encoding LrgB family protein, translated as MIGAIMLLWTIVVYMAMRKLYARFYFPLLVPIATSTVVIIITLSLFHLSYEQYMSGGKWLVHLLGPAVVALALPLYQHRRTLKQFLWPLLCSTFFGTMIGMGSGLLLARLFHLPKQVVRSIIPKSVTSPVAMDIAKLIDGIPTLAAVYVMIAGIFGAMFGPSLFRMFRITTALGIGSGLGAASHGIGTAKALEIGKKEAAISSVAMTLSAIFASLLCPLLLLL; from the coding sequence ATGATCGGCGCGATTATGCTTTTGTGGACGATTGTCGTGTATATGGCGATGCGCAAATTGTATGCTCGCTTTTATTTTCCTTTGCTTGTGCCAATCGCTACGAGCACAGTAGTCATCATCATCACGTTATCGCTCTTTCATTTGTCGTATGAACAATATATGAGCGGAGGAAAATGGCTCGTTCATTTGCTCGGTCCTGCAGTCGTCGCTTTAGCTTTGCCGCTCTACCAACATCGCCGTACGTTAAAACAGTTTTTATGGCCGTTGTTATGCAGTACATTTTTTGGCACAATGATCGGGATGGGAAGCGGCCTATTACTGGCTCGCCTTTTTCATTTACCGAAACAGGTCGTTCGTTCGATCATTCCGAAATCAGTTACATCGCCTGTAGCAATGGATATTGCGAAGTTGATTGATGGCATACCGACGCTTGCGGCAGTATATGTAATGATTGCTGGAATTTTTGGCGCGATGTTTGGTCCTAGCCTTTTTCGTATGTTTCGCATAACAACAGCATTAGGTATAGGGAGCGGGCTTGGTGCGGCTTCGCACGGGATTGGTACGGCAAAAGCGCTTGAAATCGGAAAAAAAGAGGCTGCCATTAGTTCTGTTGCGATGACGCTAAGTGCAATTTTCGCTTCTCTTCTTTGCCCGTTGTTGCTTTTGTTGTAG